AGCGAAGAAAAGATTGGTCAGCTGCTATTTTTGAGGGGCAAGCATCAGGAGCAAACCCAGGAAATTGGAGCTGGAGACATTGGTGTGGTAGCTAAAGTGGCTAACATTGGTGCTGGGGATACCCTTTCTGATCCTGCGAATCCTGTTGTGTTTCCTCCTCTTGAGTTGCCCGAACCCAACTATATAGCCGCTATCAAACCAGCGGGTAAAAGTGACGAGGAGAAAATCAGCGCTGCAATATCTCGGATTATAGAGGAAGACCCAGTTCTGAAAGTGGCCCGGGATCCGGATACGAAGGAGGAACTGGTGTATGGTCTGGGCGATATCCACCTTGATGTGCTGGTTGATAAGATGAAGCGCAAATTTGGAGTAGAAGCGACACTAAGCATCCCCAAAGTGCCTTATAAAGAAACCATTAAAAAGAGTGCGAAAGCAGAAGGGAAGTACAAACGGCAATCTGGTGGAAGGGGACAGTATGGTCACGCCTGGCTGGAAATCGAACCTCTTCCTCGGGGACAGGGCTTTGAGTTTGTGGACAAGATTGTAGGAGGAGTCATACCCAAAAATTACATCCCGGCGGTGGAAAAAGGCGTACAGGAAGCGATGCAGGAAGGGATTTTGGCCGGATACCAAGTTATAGATGTCAAAGTGACTGTTTTTGATGGTTCTTTCCATCCTGTTGACTCTTCAGATATGGCATTCAAAATAGCTGGTTCAATGGCTTTTAAGAAAGGAGCCCAGGAAGCAAATCCTGTGTTGCTGGAGCCAATAATGAAAATAGAGGTCCTGGTTCCCGAAGAGAATATGGGTGATGTTATAGGTGATCTCAACAGTCGAAGAGGTAAAATTCTGGGAATGGAACCCCAGAACGGGTACCAAAAAATCCAGGCCCTGGTTCCATTGGCTGAACTTTTCAGATATTCTGTCGATCTTCGTTCCATAACCCAGGGTAGAGGGTCTTTTACCATGAAATTCGACCATTACGAAGAAGTTCCTCCACAAATTGCTGAAGCCATCATTGAAAAAGCTCGAAAGGAAAAAGAAGAGGGTTGACAATCCCGGATATTTACATAGGTGTGGACTTGGTAGATATTGAGAGAGTAAAAGAGGCGTTTCTGAAGTTTGGTAGTCGGTTCTTAGAAAAGCTTTTTAATGAAGAAGAGTTGCATTATTATACCCCTAAGCGCCTCCTGGAGGGAGTGGCAACCCTTTTTGCAAGTAAAGAAGCCGTGAAAAAGCTTTATTTGCAAAAAGATATTAACCCGGGCTGGAAGGATATTTTTATATTGCACGACCACAAGAGAAAAATTGCGGTGAAAATCAGCAGCAAGGTGCCACCCGTTTTTGAAAAGATATGCCTCTCGGTTACTCACACTCCTAAGGAGGTATGTGCAGTGGCTGTGGGCTTTTGTTTTGAGGAGGCGAAGGCCAAAAATGCATCTGGTGACTTCTGATGCAATGCAGAAAATAGAGCAGCACCTTTGTCAGCAATATGGAATAGACACTTTGTTACTCATGGAAAATGCAGGGAAAAATGTAGCCAATGAAGCGCTTTCTATTTTAAAAGAGAAAAACCTCAAACAAGTCATCATCCTCTGCGGAGGAGGCAACAACGGCGGCGATGGACTGGTAGCGGCACGACAATTACTCAGTGTATCTTCAGCGTATCCCGTTACCGTTTACCTTCTTGCCAATCCGGAGAAACTAAAGAAGGACCCTCTTTATAACTATCGAGTGCTTAAAAACACGTCAGCCCGAATAATAGAAGTTGCTTCTGTGAAAGATATAGAAATTTATCCACAATCTCTGGTAATTGATGCATTGTTGGGCACTGGTCTATCCAAGCCCGTTACAGGTCTTTACAGGGAAACCGTAGAAAAGATTAACAGCGCCAGAGACGTTTTTGTGCTCTCGGTTGATGTTCCTTCGGGAATTAACGCTACATCGGGTGCAGTGATGGGTTCCTCCGTCAAGGCTGACTATACAGTTACCCTTGGATTACCCAAGAGAGGGCTCTTTGTCTTTCCTGCCAGGGAATACACAGGGAAAATCAAAGTAGCTGACATAGGTATACCTATTATCCTTCAAGAAGCTTTTCCGATCAAAGATATTCTCATCACGCCGCATCTTATAATTGAATATTTGCCAGAACGCAATCCCGATGTTCACAAAATAAGCGCAGGTGTGGTGGGTGTAATTGCTGGTTCCCCATCAATGCTTGGGGCAGGTATTTTAGCCTCCCTGGGGGCCTATTGTGCTGGTGCGGGAATGGTAGTTTGGCCTCTACCTTTTAGCGCTGCTTCGTTGGTTAAAATACATTTGCCTGAAGTGGTAACACCTTTGGTTGAAAGTACTCAGGCACAGCGCTATTATATGCCCTCCGTTGCAGAATTCCTCGGAAAAAACTTTGCAGAGAGAAAGTGCAGGAGCTTGATAATTGGGCCGGGTTTGGGAGTATCTCCTGCAACGTCTTTTTTTGTCGAAAAAATTGTTCAGGCCAGCTCTCATATTGGTGGAGTGATTGATGCGGATGCTCTAAACTGCATAGCCGGCGAACGGCAGTTGTGGAAAGGGAGACTCTCGGGTTGGATTATAACTCCTCACCACGGAGAAGCGGCGAGATTGCTTGGAAGCTCTCCAAAAGAAGTGGCGGAAAATCGATTTGAGGCGGTTAAGCAGTTAGCTGACTATTTCCAGTGTATAGCGGTTTTGAAAGGGCCAGCAACGTTGATAGCCGATCCCTCAGGAAATATATTCGTAAACCCCACTGGCGGTCCAGAGCTGGCCACCGCTGGGAGTGGAGACGTTCTCTCTGGAGTTATTGCGGGCATACTGGCGCAGACAGGGAAACACTTAGAAAGTGCTATTTGTGGTGTTTTTCTACATGGATTAGCAGGAGATATGCTGGCTCGAAACAAAAAAGAAATTACTGCCAAGGAGATAGCCTACCAAATTCCTGCAGCAAAGAAGGTGGTTCGTGATGGACAATATAGAATACCCTTCATGGATGGAGATTAACGCACAGAACTTGCGTAATAACTATTTGATTCTTAATGAACTGGTCCAAAACAAGGAATACAAAATAATTGGTGTAGTAAAAAGCAACGCTTACGGACATGGCGTTGAGGCTATAAAAGTTCTTGCAGAATGTGGTCTTTCGAGTTTTGCAGTGGGTAGTGTGCAAGAAGGCGTCAAACTTAGAAAAAGTGGTATTAAGGGAGAAGTGATAGTTTTGGAAGGCATCATGCCAGAAGAGATCGAAGCTCTTTTTTTTTATGAACTGACGCCTGTCGTTTCTTCCTGCGAAGAATTGGAACTTTTGAGAGAAAATTCTGAGAAACTACCACTGGGTTTCTATCTTTTCATAGATACTGGGATGGGAAGAATGGGTTTCTTGCCTTTGGAGCTGGAGGCAGAACCTTTCAAAGAACGTTTCTTTGGATTGCTTCCTCAATTAAAAGGAATAATGACACACTTTGCTTGTGCTGAAACCGATCCCGAATACACTCGAGCGCAGTTGCATCTGTTTATTGAAACCTGCCATAAGATGGAAAGAATCTATGGACAACCCTTGAAAAGATACTGTGCCAATAGTGCAGCGTTTTTAACCTTACCTGAAGCTCGCCTTGATGGGGCTCGAATAGGCATAGCTCTTTTTGGTGTTTCTCCAACTACAGATTATTCACAAGTTGAGGAGTTAGGGTTAAAGCCGGTAATGAACATCAGAACCCGGGTGACTCATCTTAAAGAACTCCCTCCGGGCTACAGAATAAGCTATGGAGCTACTTTTACTACCTGGAGGACTACCAAGGTGGCAATTGCTCACATTGGTTACTACTGGGGATTACCGCGCAATCTGTCCAACAAATTAGAAGTCATCCTTAAGGGGAAGAGAGTTCCCGTACTGGGAACCATTACTATGGAGCAAGTCGTGATTGACGTAACCGAGGTTGAAGGGGTACAAAAGGGGGATGTGGTTACTGTCATGGGTGAAGACGGTGGCGAAATGGTTCGCCCTGAAGAATTGGCTGAAAGATCTGCAACCATTCCTCACGAAATACTTTGCAATTTTGGAAAGATTGAATGTCGGAAAGTAATATGAAAGAAGAAAAGAGAACAGGCGAAATACTTTTGTGTGTTAAAACCGTGCTGGAGAGGGAAACCCTCGAAGTAGGGAGACGAATTTTGGATTTGGCAAGGCAATATGGAACAAACCTGATTTTGCTTGTGGGAGCTCTCGGAGCAGGTAAGACTACCCTGACCAAAGGTATTGGAGAGGCGCTGGGTATTCCACAAGAAAAAGTAACCAGCCCCACTTTTGCGTTGATACACGAGTACCAGGGACAGCAGGGGATTATGTACCACATGGATTTCTATCGTCTTGATAGTTGGGAAGAAGTGCTGGAGCTGGGTTTTGAAGAATATACCAGTCGATCTGGGGTAGTGGTGGTAGAGTGGGCCGATAAATTCATGCATCATTTTCCAAATCCTTACATTACAGTTAAAATATCCTGGAAGGATTTATCTGCTCGAGAAATAATTGTGGAGTACTGGAAATGAAAGCCGACAAATACGAAAAATACATTCTTGCCTTTGATAGTAGTACCCCCTGGCTCTCTGTGGCCCTTGCTCAAGGCCAGGAAGTAAAAGTTTCTTTACTGCACTATGCTCGTGAGAACCATTCCAGATATCTGTTTGATCATCTTGAGTATCTTAAAAAAGAGTATGCTTTGCAGTCCACTAATCTGGAAGCTGTTATAGTTGGGATAGGGCCTGGTTCCTTCACCGGAGTGAAGATTGGAGTTTGTGTTGCTAAAGCGATCGCTTTTGGTTATCAGCTCCCTTTGGTGGGATTTTCCACCCTGGAAAGCTTGGCTCTCGAAGCAATGAGGTCAAGCTTTTTCTCAAAGGACTTTGAAAAAATCTTCCCGATAATTCACCATAAAAAGGACGAAATCTTCTGGGTAGACTTAGATTGGAAAACGCCCTGGAAAGAAATACAGCCAATTACCAAAGTCGAAACCGG
This portion of the Thermatribacter velox genome encodes:
- the tsaB gene encoding tRNA (adenosine(37)-N6)-threonylcarbamoyltransferase complex dimerization subunit type 1 TsaB, with amino-acid sequence MKADKYEKYILAFDSSTPWLSVALAQGQEVKVSLLHYARENHSRYLFDHLEYLKKEYALQSTNLEAVIVGIGPGSFTGVKIGVCVAKAIAFGYQLPLVGFSTLESLALEAMRSSFFSKDFEKIFPIIHHKKDEIFWVDLDWKTPWKEIQPITKVETGNIQDFVAKYARYRGLVVSPSSFLKSHFEGCEGNLLFMQAFPQALRLIELYHQRGNREIASTENVFRVGPIYGAKLF
- the fusA gene encoding elongation factor G — encoded protein: MKKFSMNNIRNAGLFGHAGSGKTTISEAMLYNAGVINRRGRVEDGNTVSDWQPEEAKRTMSIDLSLLPFEWKDCKINLIDTPGYMDFEGNVVAAVRAVDFGIIAVCAASGMGAGTEKAWKYLERENLPVVFFVNKIDREGAKFEETYQELSSKLSGKITPITIPIGKESNFQGIVDLISMQALYFDAEGKVSVKEIPSQLEEVVAEVRERFLENVAETNDDLLNAYLEGQEISNEELKKALKEAIKERKIFPLLCGSGLENKGVGFLSDFIVEFMPDPGLRGKVKGLNPKTQEEVEIPCSEEAPFSAFVFKIISDPYVGKMAMFRVFSGKITADAKLYNASRDSEEKIGQLLFLRGKHQEQTQEIGAGDIGVVAKVANIGAGDTLSDPANPVVFPPLELPEPNYIAAIKPAGKSDEEKISAAISRIIEEDPVLKVARDPDTKEELVYGLGDIHLDVLVDKMKRKFGVEATLSIPKVPYKETIKKSAKAEGKYKRQSGGRGQYGHAWLEIEPLPRGQGFEFVDKIVGGVIPKNYIPAVEKGVQEAMQEGILAGYQVIDVKVTVFDGSFHPVDSSDMAFKIAGSMAFKKGAQEANPVLLEPIMKIEVLVPEENMGDVIGDLNSRRGKILGMEPQNGYQKIQALVPLAELFRYSVDLRSITQGRGSFTMKFDHYEEVPPQIAEAIIEKARKEKEEG
- the alr gene encoding alanine racemase produces the protein MDNIEYPSWMEINAQNLRNNYLILNELVQNKEYKIIGVVKSNAYGHGVEAIKVLAECGLSSFAVGSVQEGVKLRKSGIKGEVIVLEGIMPEEIEALFFYELTPVVSSCEELELLRENSEKLPLGFYLFIDTGMGRMGFLPLELEAEPFKERFFGLLPQLKGIMTHFACAETDPEYTRAQLHLFIETCHKMERIYGQPLKRYCANSAAFLTLPEARLDGARIGIALFGVSPTTDYSQVEELGLKPVMNIRTRVTHLKELPPGYRISYGATFTTWRTTKVAIAHIGYYWGLPRNLSNKLEVILKGKRVPVLGTITMEQVVIDVTEVEGVQKGDVVTVMGEDGGEMVRPEELAERSATIPHEILCNFGKIECRKVI
- the tsaE gene encoding tRNA (adenosine(37)-N6)-threonylcarbamoyltransferase complex ATPase subunit type 1 TsaE — its product is MKEEKRTGEILLCVKTVLERETLEVGRRILDLARQYGTNLILLVGALGAGKTTLTKGIGEALGIPQEKVTSPTFALIHEYQGQQGIMYHMDFYRLDSWEEVLELGFEEYTSRSGVVVVEWADKFMHHFPNPYITVKISWKDLSAREIIVEYWK
- a CDS encoding holo-ACP synthase, producing MDLVDIERVKEAFLKFGSRFLEKLFNEEELHYYTPKRLLEGVATLFASKEAVKKLYLQKDINPGWKDIFILHDHKRKIAVKISSKVPPVFEKICLSVTHTPKEVCAVAVGFCFEEAKAKNASGDF
- a CDS encoding NAD(P)H-hydrate dehydratase, whose translation is MHLVTSDAMQKIEQHLCQQYGIDTLLLMENAGKNVANEALSILKEKNLKQVIILCGGGNNGGDGLVAARQLLSVSSAYPVTVYLLANPEKLKKDPLYNYRVLKNTSARIIEVASVKDIEIYPQSLVIDALLGTGLSKPVTGLYRETVEKINSARDVFVLSVDVPSGINATSGAVMGSSVKADYTVTLGLPKRGLFVFPAREYTGKIKVADIGIPIILQEAFPIKDILITPHLIIEYLPERNPDVHKISAGVVGVIAGSPSMLGAGILASLGAYCAGAGMVVWPLPFSAASLVKIHLPEVVTPLVESTQAQRYYMPSVAEFLGKNFAERKCRSLIIGPGLGVSPATSFFVEKIVQASSHIGGVIDADALNCIAGERQLWKGRLSGWIITPHHGEAARLLGSSPKEVAENRFEAVKQLADYFQCIAVLKGPATLIADPSGNIFVNPTGGPELATAGSGDVLSGVIAGILAQTGKHLESAICGVFLHGLAGDMLARNKKEITAKEIAYQIPAAKKVVRDGQYRIPFMDGD